The proteins below are encoded in one region of Pelecanus crispus isolate bPelCri1 chromosome 4, bPelCri1.pri, whole genome shotgun sequence:
- the FGF2 gene encoding fibroblast growth factor 2 gives MAAAAAGSITTLPALPDDGGSGAFPPGHFKDPKRLYCKNGGFFLRINPDGRVDGVREKSDPHIKLQLQAEERGVVSIKGVSANRFLAMKEDGRLLALKCATEECFFFERLESNNYNTYRSRKYSDWYVALKRTGQYKPGPKTGPGQKAILFLPMSAKS, from the exons atggcggcggcggcggcggggagcatCACCAcgctgccggcgctgcccgaCGACGGGGGCAGCGGCGCCTTCCCCCCCGGGCACTTCAAGGACCCCAAGCGGCTCTACTGCAAGAACGGCGGCTTCTTCCTGCGCATCAACCCCGACGGCAGGGTGGACGGCGTCCGGGAGAAGAGCGACCCTCACA TCAAACTGCAACttcaagcagaagaaagaggagtGGTGTCAATCAAAGGTGTAAGTGCGAATCGCTTTCTGGCTATGAAGGAGGATGGCAGGTTGCTGGCCTTG aaATGTGCAACAgaagaatgtttcttttttgagcGTTTGGAATCTAATAACTATAACACTTACCGATCACGGAAATACTCCGATTGGTATGTGGCACTGAAAAGAACTGGACAGTACAAACCCGGACCAAAAACTGGACCTGGACAGAAAGctatcctttttcttcccatgtcTGCCAAGAGCTGA